The Montipora capricornis isolate CH-2021 chromosome 1, ASM3666992v2, whole genome shotgun sequence genome contains a region encoding:
- the LOC138040638 gene encoding cyclin-dependent kinase 2-like: MEAFLKLEKIGEGTYGVVYKAKDRETGQTVALKKIRLDTESDGVPSTAIREISLLKELNHPNVVRLLDVVHGDKKLFLVFEYLDRDLKKYMDSVSAGGISLQLVKSYLYQLLSGIAFCHSHRILHRDLKPQNLLIDTQGSIKLADFGLARAFGVPVRSYTHEVVTLWYRAPEILLGCRYYSTPVDVWSIGCIFAEMITRRALFPGDSEIDQLFRIFRTLGTPDERLWPGVSDLPDYKNSFPKWPVQNLLQVIPALSQPGADLLQQMLTYEPISRISARNALSHRFFSDVKRSIPKS; encoded by the exons ATGGAGGCTTTTCTCAAGCTAGAAAAAATTGGAGAGGGGACGTATGGAGTCGTGTATAAAGCAAAGGACAGAGAAACTGGGCAAACTGTTGCGCTGAAAAAGATACGACTTGATAC GGAATCTGATGGAGTCCCAAGTACAGCGATAAGAGAAATATCTTTGTTGAAAGAATTGAATCATCCCAATGTTGTCAG ATTACTAGATGTGGTCCACGGTGACAAAAAGCTGTTCCTTGTTTTTGAGTACCTTGATAGAGATCTTAAAAAGTATATGGATTCTGTGTCTGCAGGAGGAATTTCTTTACAGTTAGTGAAG AGTTATCTATACCAGCTACTAAGTGGCATAGCATTCTGCCATTCCCATAGAATTTTACACAGAGATCTTAAACCTCAAAACCTTCTGATAGACACCCAGGGGTCAATAAAACTAGCTGATTTTGGCTTGGCAAGGGCATTTGGTGTCCCAGTCAGGTCTTACACCCACGAGGTGGTAACTCTGTGGTACAGAGCTCCGGAGATTCTTCTAGGGTGCCGCTATTATTCAACTCCTGTGGATGTCTGGAGCATTGGGTGTATATTTGCAGAAATG ATAACAAGAAGAGCACTCTTTCCTGGAGACTCTGAAATTGATCAACTTTTTCGAATATTTAG AACACTTGGTACTCCAGATGAAAGGTTATGGCCTGGTGTATCAGATTTGCCTGACTATAAAAATTCTTTCCCAAAGTGGCCAGTGCAAAATCTTCTACAGGTTATTCCTGCCCTAAGTCAGCCAGGTGCAGACTTGTTGCAG CAAATGCTCACATATGAACCAATAAGTCGTATATCTGCAAGGAATGCTCTTAGCCACAGGTTCTTCAGTGATGTCAAAAGAAGTATTCCCAAGTCATAG
- the LOC138040695 gene encoding origin recognition complex subunit 4-like isoform X1, with protein sequence MKKSKSQLKRRTHFPDATVTDEVQNVLRGRLFHGDVPEELHGLEEQKRELLDLIKRCAQFGESNSVLLIGPRGSGKSLLVKSILNDLYKRNGIKQNMLEVNLNGLVQTDDRSALLQITRQLQLENTVGDKVFGSFAENLAFLLDALKSGGQESQSVLFILDEFDLFTNHKNQSLLYNLFDVSQTAQTPICVVGLTCRLDVVELLEKRVKSRFSHRQIHLFNSETFEDYLLIVRSVLGLPSNFKDKQFVKAWNSHITELIEDDKAKAVFKRQYCVTKDVRSLHRLLALPVCSISHDHPFIEPKDLIDAQSKLAVDCKAAMLCGVSVLELCLIIAMKHLTTTFEGEPFNFEMVYKEYQKFSQTRGHSVQSFEKPVVLKAFEHLIAVEFVKSIDSLAKNTPKEFKLVTLLVDPTQINEAVQKYPDCPTEVRQWAMNAVVD encoded by the exons ATGAAGAAATCCAAGTCGCAGTTAAAAAGAAGAACTCATTTTCCTGATGCAACAGTGACCGACGAAGTGCAAAATGTATTACGAGGACGCTTATTCCATGGAGATGTTCCAGAGGAACTACATGGCTTGGAAGAGCAAAAGAG GGAATTGTTGGATCTCATCAAAAGATGTGCTCAGTTTGGAGAGAGTAATTCTGTATTGTTGATTGGTCCAAGAGGCAGTGGCAAGTCACTG CTTGTAAAATCTATTCTCAATGATTTGTACAAGAGAAATGGAATTAAACAAAACATGCTGGAAGTTAATTTAAATG gtCTGGTACAAACAGATGACAGATCAGCATTGTTACAAATAACAAGACAGTTGCAACTGGAAAATACTGTGGGAGACAAAGTTTTC GGGTCCTTTGCTGAAAATCTTGCCTTTTTACTGGATGCCCTTAAGAGTG GGGGACAGGAAAGCCAGTCAGTTTTGTTCATTTTAGACGAGTTTGATCTCTTTACCAATCACAAGAACCAGTCATTACTGTACAACCTATTTGATGTGTCACAGACAGCCCAGACCCCTATTTGTGTTGTAGGACTTACTTGTAGGCTG GATGTGGTAGAACTTCTTGAGAAAAGAGTGAAGTCAAGATTCTCTCACCGGCAGATTCATCTCTTTAATTCAGAGACATTCGAAGATTACTTGCTAATAGTGAG GTCTGTATTGGGTTTGCCATCAAACTTTAAAGACAAACAGTTTGTCAAAGCTTGGAATTCCCACATCACG GAATTAATAGAAGATGATAAAGCCAAAGCAGTCTTCAAGAGGCAATACTGTGTAACAAAAGATGTTAGAAGCTTACATCGCCTGCTT GCCCTTCCAGTATGCAGCATTTCTCATGATCATCCATTTATAGAACCCAAAGACTTGATTGATGCACAGTCAAAATTAGCTGTGGACTGTAAAGCTGCCATGTTATGTG GTGTTTCAGTTTTAGAGCTCTGCTTGATCATTGCCATGAAACACCTGACCACAACATTTGAAGGGGAACCGTTCAATTTTGAAATGGTGTATAAAG AATATCAAAAATTCTCCCAAACCAGAGGCCACTCTGTGCAGTCTTTTGAAAAACCTGTTGTGCTGAAG GCATTTGAACACCTGATAGCTGTAGAATTTGTGAAGTCGATTGACAGCTTAGCCAAAAATACTCCAAAAGAATTCAAACTTGTGACATTGTTAGTGGATCCCACTCAAATAAATGAAGCAGTTCAAAAATATCCAGATTGTCCCACAGAAGTCAGACAATGGGCGATGAATGCTGTGGTAGATTAA
- the LOC138040633 gene encoding bone morphogenetic protein receptor type-2-like, giving the protein MARHFVNLILALFICFSQDCWNKVSGLKCNSYHPTEGIYNGSEKCTHNDDHVCFVLWRKENIANKTSLVVIRRGCFHIGLDNHLEFCRQDCIQNPDYDAFKSENVSGFCCCSGDLCNTNFTAVDYEDYESTIAVTTQQGVDKQEAGKIVIIAVALVIFIVLFGAMAMVLYLYKFKCNSENKYVTAGSEEKECPNLKLDLTGLQIEELVGQGRYGCVWRGYFNGDVVAVKTFPPEHRHTWKSEKDVFETHLSHPSILKFHFAAERQKSNGIEYILVTEYHSQGSLLKFLKSNTVSWREMCVLGHSLAAGLAYLHNDDDHEIKPCFVHRDVSSKNVLVSNGLTCVLSDFGFAMKMPEFGASRSSDDIITEVGTLRYMAPEVLDGALNLRECEASLKEIDVYAMSLVIWEIAMRCSDIYGKEPVSDYKPPFEAELGPSITSEHIRDYVARQKRRPGFPDVWKNNHPGLRTLKETIEDCWDQDGDARLSALCVKERFSELLKDFPDGLSSTSSFNPVRQIVQNYPVSNSQSPLGSGKLVTNSPPPIIATQLWPEKSSNQGINMTTV; this is encoded by the exons ACTGTTGGAACAAAGTCAGCGGACTGAAGTGCAACTCCTACCATCCTACCGAGGGAATCTATAACGGCAGTGAAAAGTGCACTCACAATGATGACCatgtttgttttgtcttgtggCGCAAAGAAAACATTGCTAACAAGACATCACTTGTCGTTATCAGGAGAGGATGCTTCCATATTGGCCTTGACAACCATCTTGAGTTTTGTCGTCAAGATTGCATCCAGAATCCTGACTATGATGCCTTTAAAAGCGAGAATGTGTCTGGGTTTTGTTGTTGTAGCGGGGATTTGTGCAACACAAATTTTACAGCAGTCGACTATGAAGACTATGAATCCACTATTGCTGTTACTACACAGCAAG GTGTTGATAAACAGGAAGCTGGCAAAATAGTCATCATTGCTGTTGCGCTGGTTATTTTCATCGTTCTGTTTGGAGCCATGGCAATGGTTTTGTATCTTTACAAATTTAAATGTAATAGTGAAAACAAGTATGTAACCGCTGGCTCAGAGGAAAAAGAATGTCCCAACCTAAAGCTCGACTTGACTGGGCTGCAGATTGAGGAATTAGTGGGCCAGGGGAGATACGGCTGTGTGTGGCGAGGCTACTTTAATGGTGATGTTGTTGCTGTAAAGACTTTTCCTCCAGAGCACAGGCATACATGGAAAAGCGAGAAGGATGTGTTTGAAACACATTTGTCACACCCAAGTattttaaag tttcattttgCTGCTGAAAGACAGAAAAGCAATGGTATTGAGTACATTCTGGTTACCGAGTACCACAGCCAAGGGTcactcttaaaatttttaaagaGTAACACTGTGTCATGGCGAGAAATGTGTGTTCTTGGCCATTCACTTGCAGCAGGATTGGCCTATTTGCATAATGATG ATGACCATGAGATAAAACCTTGCTTTGTTCATCGTGATGTAAGCAGCAAAAATGTTTTGGTCAGCAATGGACTTACTTGTGTACTGTCTGACTTTGGATTTGCCATGAAAATGCCAGAATTTGGAGCAAGCAGATCTAGTGATGACATAATCACtgag GTTGGAACCTTGCGTTACATGGCTCCAGAGGTCTTGGATGGTGCTTTGAATTTGAGGGAATGTGAGGCTTCACTGAAGGAAATTGATGTGTATGCCATGTCTTTGGTGATCTGGGAGATAGCTATGCGCTGCTCTGATATTTATGGAA aaGAACCAGTGTCAGATTACAAGCCACCATTTGAAGCTGAACTGGGACCCTCGATTACAAGTGAACACATCAGAGACTATGTAGCACGGCAGAAGAGGAGACCGGGATTCCCTGATGTGTGGAAAAATAATCACCCG GGACTACGCACACTAAAGGAGACCATAGAGGACTGTTGGGACCAGGATGGCGATGCTCGCCTTTCAGCACTCTGTGTGAAAGAACGTTTCTCAGAGTTACTCAAAGATTTCCCTGATGGGCTATCCTCCACCAGTTCATTCAACCCTGTGCGGCAAATTGTTCAAAACTATCCTGTGTCAAACTCACAGAGTCCCCTGGGCAGTGGCAAGCTTGTGACAAATAGCCCACCTCCGATCATAGCCACTCAACTTTGGCCTGAGAAGTCATCGAATCAAGGAATAAATATGACCACTGTTTAA
- the LOC138040695 gene encoding origin recognition complex subunit 4-like isoform X2: MKKSKSQLKRRTHFPDATVTDEVQNVLRGRLFHGDVPEELHGLEEQKRELLDLIKRCAQFGESNSVLLIGPRGSGKSLLVKSILNDLYKRNGIKQNMLEVNLNDDRSALLQITRQLQLENTVGDKVFGSFAENLAFLLDALKSGGQESQSVLFILDEFDLFTNHKNQSLLYNLFDVSQTAQTPICVVGLTCRLDVVELLEKRVKSRFSHRQIHLFNSETFEDYLLIVRSVLGLPSNFKDKQFVKAWNSHITELIEDDKAKAVFKRQYCVTKDVRSLHRLLALPVCSISHDHPFIEPKDLIDAQSKLAVDCKAAMLCGVSVLELCLIIAMKHLTTTFEGEPFNFEMVYKEYQKFSQTRGHSVQSFEKPVVLKAFEHLIAVEFVKSIDSLAKNTPKEFKLVTLLVDPTQINEAVQKYPDCPTEVRQWAMNAVVD; the protein is encoded by the exons ATGAAGAAATCCAAGTCGCAGTTAAAAAGAAGAACTCATTTTCCTGATGCAACAGTGACCGACGAAGTGCAAAATGTATTACGAGGACGCTTATTCCATGGAGATGTTCCAGAGGAACTACATGGCTTGGAAGAGCAAAAGAG GGAATTGTTGGATCTCATCAAAAGATGTGCTCAGTTTGGAGAGAGTAATTCTGTATTGTTGATTGGTCCAAGAGGCAGTGGCAAGTCACTG CTTGTAAAATCTATTCTCAATGATTTGTACAAGAGAAATGGAATTAAACAAAACATGCTGGAAGTTAATTTAAATG ATGACAGATCAGCATTGTTACAAATAACAAGACAGTTGCAACTGGAAAATACTGTGGGAGACAAAGTTTTC GGGTCCTTTGCTGAAAATCTTGCCTTTTTACTGGATGCCCTTAAGAGTG GGGGACAGGAAAGCCAGTCAGTTTTGTTCATTTTAGACGAGTTTGATCTCTTTACCAATCACAAGAACCAGTCATTACTGTACAACCTATTTGATGTGTCACAGACAGCCCAGACCCCTATTTGTGTTGTAGGACTTACTTGTAGGCTG GATGTGGTAGAACTTCTTGAGAAAAGAGTGAAGTCAAGATTCTCTCACCGGCAGATTCATCTCTTTAATTCAGAGACATTCGAAGATTACTTGCTAATAGTGAG GTCTGTATTGGGTTTGCCATCAAACTTTAAAGACAAACAGTTTGTCAAAGCTTGGAATTCCCACATCACG GAATTAATAGAAGATGATAAAGCCAAAGCAGTCTTCAAGAGGCAATACTGTGTAACAAAAGATGTTAGAAGCTTACATCGCCTGCTT GCCCTTCCAGTATGCAGCATTTCTCATGATCATCCATTTATAGAACCCAAAGACTTGATTGATGCACAGTCAAAATTAGCTGTGGACTGTAAAGCTGCCATGTTATGTG GTGTTTCAGTTTTAGAGCTCTGCTTGATCATTGCCATGAAACACCTGACCACAACATTTGAAGGGGAACCGTTCAATTTTGAAATGGTGTATAAAG AATATCAAAAATTCTCCCAAACCAGAGGCCACTCTGTGCAGTCTTTTGAAAAACCTGTTGTGCTGAAG GCATTTGAACACCTGATAGCTGTAGAATTTGTGAAGTCGATTGACAGCTTAGCCAAAAATACTCCAAAAGAATTCAAACTTGTGACATTGTTAGTGGATCCCACTCAAATAAATGAAGCAGTTCAAAAATATCCAGATTGTCCCACAGAAGTCAGACAATGGGCGATGAATGCTGTGGTAGATTAA